AGTTTTAGAGAAATATGCCGATGTTTACATAAAAGAATTTGAGGAAATATATTATGATGAGTTTGTAAAAGTTGAGATTTTTACAATGAGACATTTCATTGCAATGAATTTCATTATTACAGACAAAAAGCCAAAAGAAAAAATATCATATCCTAAAAATACTGATGAAAAAGATGTTTTGGAGAAACTGGCAAATAATTTGACTATTGAAAGAATAACAGATACCAGCGACCCATCAAAAAATCTATATATTCAAAAGGATATAAAAGGATTTGAAAGTGATTCTTTTTATATTATAAAGCCAAATGAATATAAATGTTGGCATCGTGCAATGGCATGGTATGATGTTGCAGAATTTAAGCAGGCTATTCAAGAAGCAGAATTAAAACGTCTTAATAACATTTCTGCCAATGATTAGTAACGCCGATAATTTTAAAAAGAATAGAAATCGGGTTATAGAATCTCATGTTAGGAAAATAATGAGATATGTAATTGACTGCTATCATCTTATTTTAAAGGATGGAAAGAAATATGATTATGCTACAAGGGGGAAAATAAAGCAAGAAGATTTTTTAAGAAATGGACTTGTTGATGATTATATGAGGGAAAATATCAATCTTTTAAATGACAGCCCCATTAATGAATATTCAATAGAGAATTTTATCAATAAGGAATCTGCTGAATCATATTATGATGCTAAGGATGGTTTAATGCATGACGATAAAATAGATATTAAAATTGATTATCCTTATTTGAAATTAGATTTAGAAGATAAGTTGACTTATTTTGCAATAGAATGTAAAAGAATTAAAACTAATACAGATTCTATTGCTTACATAGGTGATACTATAAAGTTTTCACAGAGAAGCTATGTAAAAGGACGAATACCTTATGAAGGGCAAATCGGATTTATTGAAAACCCCAAAATATCCCATTCTTCAATTTTTCCAATAATAAATAAAAAGTTAAAATCTAATAAAAATTTGACTACTATTAAAGATTTGCAGTCTGAGATTCTTGCACCAAACTTTGAAGGTTCTTACAGGTCTCTACACCAAAAATCAAATGAAACAAAAGACAAGTTTTCAGTCTTTCACTTATTGTTCGATTACTCCAAAATCGTTCTAAATAATTATGACTAAATTAAGAAGGTTGAACTGAATTGATTTTGGTCCCTACTTCAAAAATCAGGGACAAATTCAAGGGATGTTCAATATTGTTTATAACGCTTTAATGTTTCTTAAATATTTGTAAATTATTTAAAATCAACGAAATGAATATTTATTGTGTTTTATTGAAGTATATTAATATTCCCCTACGGGCTACTTAAAACCTTCATATTTTTATGAAGGTTTTTTTGTGTTTCGTACAAAGCTTCTTATCTTTATATCTCAATAATTTCTATAATGAATATTCTCATCATAAACGGTCCCAATCTTAATCTTCTTGGAACACGCGAACCAGAGATCTATGGATCACAAACAATGGATGCTTGCCTATCCGAATTAAAATCTAAACACGCTAACGGCAATATCGACTTTTACCAATCCAACATCGAAGGTGAAATCATCAACCGTTTGCAACAAGATAATTACGACGCACTCGTTATCAACCCTGGCGCATACACGCATTATTCTTACGCCATTGCTGATTGTTTAAAAAACATTTCTAAACCTAAAATTGAAATCCACATCAGTAATATTTACAAACGTGAAGAGTTTAGAAAAAAATCGGTCACGGCAGAGCAATGCGACGCTGTACTTAGCGGCTTCGGAATGTCTGGATATCATTTGGCGATTCAATTTATTTTAAAGCAAATTCAAGAATAAAAAAAACGGGTTCGGTAATAATTACCCAATCCGTT
This genomic stretch from Chryseobacterium sp. POL2 harbors:
- the aroQ gene encoding type II 3-dehydroquinate dehydratase, with the protein product MNILIINGPNLNLLGTREPEIYGSQTMDACLSELKSKHANGNIDFYQSNIEGEIINRLQQDNYDALVINPGAYTHYSYAIADCLKNISKPKIEIHISNIYKREEFRKKSVTAEQCDAVLSGFGMSGYHLAIQFILKQIQE